A genomic region of Gemmata massiliana contains the following coding sequences:
- a CDS encoding S46 family peptidase: MPAVSDEGMWLLNDPPKQHLKDSHQFDLTDAWVKNAMLGSVRLNSGGSGGFVSAEGLFVTNHHVAADSLQKLSKAGQDFLHDGFYADTREKELKCPDQEINVLQEIVDVTGEVNAAVKPNMTGAEAFAARRAVMGKIEKDSLDKTGLRSDVVTLYNGGLYHLYRYKKYTDVRLVFAPERQIASFGGDVDNFEYPRMNLDIAFFRAYENGAPAKTPNFFKWSETGPAGGDLVFVTGHPGTTQRLETLARLKHRRDHTLPYTLYRLRTLEAALKQYSEQSGENARQAATDLHSVANARKAFSGQLQGLLDPKIMEQKQKSERGLVESAAVYKQRAFRGEGPGDPKWRGAFDDALDALAKIEAGQVKLPGVEKEHGLVETGHAFFSPLFGTARHCVRMGDELPKKSADRLREYRDSNLESLKYQLFSPAPIYPELERAKLTVSLTFMAENLGGEHALVKIVLAGKNPAARAEELIAGTKLLDPAERKKLVDGGKEAIDASKDPLIVLAKSVDAESRKLRTQYENEIEEPERQAYAALSGVRFLTYGNSVAPDATFTLRLAFGTVRGYEVGGEKLNFHTTFGEAFEKAAKLDGKEPFDLPKRWLEGKDKLDLKTPFNFVSTADTIGGNSGSPVLNRAGELVGINFDRNRHGLVRNFVYTDVQARHIAVHSKAVLEALRKLYPAAPLVKELTGK; encoded by the coding sequence ATGCCGGCGGTTTCGGACGAAGGGATGTGGTTGCTCAACGACCCGCCCAAGCAGCACCTCAAGGACTCGCACCAGTTCGACCTCACCGATGCGTGGGTAAAGAACGCGATGCTCGGGTCGGTGCGCCTCAACAGCGGCGGTTCGGGCGGGTTCGTGTCGGCGGAGGGGCTGTTCGTCACGAACCACCACGTCGCGGCGGACTCCTTGCAGAAGCTCAGCAAAGCGGGCCAGGACTTCTTGCACGACGGCTTCTACGCCGATACGCGCGAGAAAGAACTGAAGTGCCCGGACCAGGAAATCAACGTGCTCCAGGAAATCGTTGATGTGACGGGCGAGGTGAACGCCGCCGTGAAGCCGAACATGACTGGCGCGGAAGCGTTCGCCGCCCGGCGCGCGGTGATGGGCAAGATTGAGAAGGACTCGCTCGACAAGACCGGGCTGCGGTCGGACGTGGTCACGCTCTACAACGGCGGACTGTACCACCTGTACCGGTACAAGAAGTACACCGACGTGCGCCTCGTGTTCGCCCCGGAGCGGCAGATCGCGAGCTTCGGCGGGGACGTCGACAACTTCGAGTACCCGCGCATGAATCTCGATATCGCGTTCTTCCGCGCTTACGAGAACGGCGCGCCGGCGAAGACGCCGAACTTCTTCAAGTGGAGCGAAACCGGACCCGCGGGCGGCGATCTGGTGTTCGTGACCGGCCACCCCGGAACCACCCAGCGCCTCGAAACACTCGCACGCCTCAAGCACCGCCGCGATCACACGCTGCCCTACACGCTGTACCGCTTGCGCACGCTAGAAGCGGCGCTGAAACAGTACAGCGAGCAGAGCGGCGAGAACGCGCGGCAAGCTGCTACCGATTTGCACAGCGTCGCGAACGCGCGCAAGGCGTTCAGTGGGCAACTCCAGGGGTTGCTCGATCCGAAGATCATGGAGCAGAAGCAGAAGTCCGAGCGCGGGCTCGTTGAGAGCGCCGCAGTGTACAAGCAGCGGGCCTTTCGGGGCGAAGGCCCGGGCGACCCGAAGTGGCGGGGCGCGTTCGATGACGCGCTCGACGCGCTCGCGAAGATCGAGGCCGGGCAGGTGAAGCTCCCCGGGGTCGAGAAAGAGCACGGGCTGGTCGAAACCGGGCACGCATTCTTCTCGCCGCTGTTTGGCACCGCCCGGCACTGCGTGCGGATGGGCGACGAGCTACCGAAGAAGTCGGCCGACCGGCTCCGCGAGTACCGCGACTCCAACCTCGAATCGCTCAAGTACCAGCTCTTCAGCCCGGCGCCGATTTACCCGGAGCTGGAGCGCGCGAAACTCACCGTGTCGCTCACGTTCATGGCGGAGAACCTCGGGGGCGAGCATGCACTCGTGAAGATCGTTCTCGCGGGGAAGAACCCGGCCGCGCGTGCCGAGGAACTGATTGCGGGGACGAAGCTCCTCGATCCGGCCGAGCGGAAGAAGTTAGTCGATGGCGGGAAGGAGGCCATCGACGCGAGCAAAGATCCGCTCATCGTTCTGGCGAAGTCCGTGGACGCCGAATCGCGCAAACTGCGCACTCAGTACGAGAACGAGATCGAAGAACCGGAGCGCCAGGCGTATGCGGCGCTCTCCGGCGTGCGGTTCCTGACCTACGGCAACTCGGTCGCGCCGGACGCGACGTTCACGCTGCGCCTGGCGTTCGGCACCGTGCGTGGGTACGAGGTCGGTGGCGAGAAACTGAACTTCCACACGACCTTCGGCGAGGCGTTCGAGAAGGCCGCGAAGCTGGACGGCAAGGAACCGTTCGACCTGCCGAAGCGGTGGCTGGAGGGTAAGGACAAACTCGACCTCAAAACGCCCTTCAACTTCGTGAGCACCGCGGACACGATCGGCGGCAACTCCGGCAGCCCGGTCCTGAACCGCGCGGGCGAACTGGTCGGCATCAACTTCGACCGCAACCGGCACGGGTTGGTGCGGAACTTCGTGTACACCGACGTGCAGGCCCGGCACATCGCGGTTCACTCGAAGGCTGTACTGGAGGCGCTCCGCAAACTGTACCCGGCCGCGCCGCTCGTCAAAGAACTGACGGGGAAGTGA